A DNA window from Drosophila pseudoobscura strain MV-25-SWS-2005 chromosome 2, UCI_Dpse_MV25, whole genome shotgun sequence contains the following coding sequences:
- the cic gene encoding putative transcription factor capicua isoform X2: protein MLSAANATATNAAGAGAAAIAATETYVITNKKQQQQQHQQQQQQQHFVVATNKMVIPATGATTATTTSTTAAAETTQQQQQQQQQQHQQQQQHVLFQPHLHATATTSTPQQQQQAPPQPRQHPKKRKFDPAELDSHVSPSALNCGAGASDIKLQQQQQQQQQRIIIASPLQHAGGSSTYKQHVACSSSSSSNNNGHAATINHQQRTHTPTTAVYYQQQQQQQQQQQQQQRFIFNSHNQQHVQEQHPQPQQQQQQQQQSLLDLSEWNNTRVLAKIHNHYAPGIIRQVQEAQPDSILVEFDSTDLGLLLYPDVFHNGRYHVILDASPPMADITLDARVCVRQRVEGRSSGSFVYVEGIITDINQATKQYSVQLFGDDMAPTKVVRRADLRLLQPPWWDELSELSPSSGPTVATTTTGKRKAVEAMPVPVPVPVSSGNIVYPKVATGTPLTFVATRYDGKLPTAPPTPTSTSQQQQQPQPHLKQEEYYRTTATSPFQSGVAPTARPPLGLGGHVVEQTTTGQTAVQVNGLPDIVISPGSNGQQQQHLKTQQQPASRGYDDYDSDDELNVVGIGYSPAAGDLDTEKMSACSKRSSMQSRGSTSSLFDQRLTPRSHPATPRSQATTPHRFKKGDIVESESGVRKKYNGKQWRRLCMLCTKESQRRGFCSRHLNQKGNSAHPSSTGPNRLLSDSRSSSKTQIDEDTSRDSETSPNYRVKGRYDQEDTDAAAVLVSLSSSRSATPSYTSPVNHAGASPLNAIAHSPVNVSSNHHHRQNFFTPIAATNQSQQPTAVTSVASIGPLDTGKWKTTPSPVLYNANNNNNNGWEGNNSNSGASGNGTGGGGGGAQPLPMPPQTTAVSLVMHAPPPQHQQHQHQQPPAAHLNALPGPGAPPSSVGHATSVIRISSSQQHATTQQQQLPQQSQHPHPHVVASQNQTFHPVIVDATQLTVTSMPVQSMMQQQVPHTSVSFHHPNTPTNTTSVAVTSIVHGHGHGQGQGQGQEKVLPKNGYNAPSHPWYKILPQMPPMTKAPQGPATPTTTTTASNYSVVMMHQQQQQQQQQQQQQPSPQQSPLGGGGVGGAVQQQQTSLNHNNNHMIVPNPMSSPGKPLNCSMNDAKVAAAAAAAAAAAVTHQQAAPVAVAAEEQDDQLDDDVFESTPAPAAAITNGKKQTAAMQRQQTYTSNSNIRKLEECHDDGANGGAPITSAAKRRSQSLSALQQQQQQQAAQQQQQAAAASAAGGAAGGQPAAANKKIRRPMNAFMIFSKKHRKMVHKKHPNQDNRTVSKILGEWWYALKPEQKAQYHELASVVKDEHFKQHPEWKWCSKDRRKSSTSTAAGKAGAAGAAAAAGDAKSRLASVDGSDSLEHDMCPNTPGGQGDHQGDIIPLTIDNYNSACDEAPTTISGGKGGKLLKNELHSDEDEQMLVVEDQPPCKKLDLQCRERVNDSDMDDAPYDYRKQQQQQQEKDQRPQEDHAVGANGQAITAPPTGGSGGDREITLKPKAIKAHPVLESTMLPYAQMSIYTQYTSPKNPIGVTPFQPTGGAFKSMPISPKGCSGSGSGKSDEAAAALQPHIKQEDIKQEPPSPYKLNGGSVSAAGVVSSAPPQNSGGSSGVGAIFNFNVPTATALSQKQFQYPMHHAHRSPTDLRAAHQACVPSSPAAMSLGHAANMATPPASAPAQIMGAGPAPGPKMFFAMTSQYSLLPRSHQPGTPSLEHLQMEAFAGGYIFKNHNGLPPPVSAQPTMLLHGYTPSHSAEPPASSPSYKSMPSTPKSATYHMSAPPPERGSQEGGEESDMDADGQQFILAPTPAQLGRAPLQRRKNLSQSKSESNVSFGANLGASNGGGQHISRKLHSPTMMDASSPIIGHVNSSSLSSALPTPTSSTTTPNSDEQLPLTPTTSNSNSQPKSPLKGVSAGAGAAAAAAAVAHKKKNDELNNSVLKQVDFEKKYKALPQFQPEDCQSPSAIAVPSSPRVYGTNYRKKNTAPVPVQKLICEDDSIDEPASAPPTTTQRFFGPDFNNELKDQCFTELESSDQTGRSPRTPKTPLQSARSDASEKGHRKVLETRRNLVMQLFAVHGNFPTAQATIAFQTKHIDVFPRKQDLQLKIREVRQKLLGQASCTPHSAGPNTPSDSNSSSTTLSANSAHTTNATPNAAGVKEQQQQDLEQHSQGKANET from the exons ATGCTCAGCGCTGCCAATGCAACAGCCACAaatgcagcaggagcaggagcagcagcgattGCCGCAACCGAAACTTATGTCATaacaaacaagaaacaacaacagcagcagcatcagcagcaacagcaacagcaacattttgttgttgccaccaACAAAATGGTGATACCTGCCACtggagcaacaacagcaacaactacatccacaacagcagcggcagaaacaacgcagcagcaacaacagcagcagcagcagcaacatcagcaacagcagcaacatgtaCTGTTTCAGCCGCACTTgcatgcaactgcaacaacatccacacctcagcaacagcaacaggcacCACCTCAGCCGCGCCAACATCCCAAGAAGCGAAAATTTGATCCAGCAGAGCTGGACTCACATGTGAGTCCTTCGGCATTGAATTGCGGTGCAGGCGCCAGcgatatcaagctgcaacagcaacaacagcaacagcaacaacgtaTTATAATTGCATCCCCGCTGCAACATGCCGGCGGTAGTAGTACTTACAAGCAacatgtggcatgcagcagcagcagcagcagcaataacaatGGCCATGCGGCAACAATCAATCATCagcaacgcacacacacgcccacAACGGCTGTCTActaccaacagcagcagcaacagcaacagcagcagcagcagcagcagcgttttATCTTTAACTCTCACAATCAGCAACATGTACAGGAGCAACATCcacagccgcaacagcagcagcagcagcaacaacaatcctTACTCGATCTCAGCGAGTGGAACAATACCCGTGTCCTAGCCAAAATCCATAATCATTATGCCCCAGGGATTATACGACAAGTGCAGGAGGCACAACCCGATTCAATACTCGTGGAATTCGATTCCACCGATCTGGGACTGCTCCTATATCCGGATGTGTTCCACAATGGACGATATCATGTGATACTCGATGCCAGTCCACCCATGGCCGAT ATCACGCTGGATGCCCGGGTCTGTGTGCGCCAGCGTGTGGAGGGACGTAGCTCTGGCAGCTTCGTTTATGTGGAGGGCATCATCACGGACATCAATCAGGCCACAAAGCAATACAGTGTCCAATTGTTTGGCGATGATATG GCGCCCACAAAGGTTGTGCGTCGTGCGGATCTACGTCTGTTGCAGCCACCCTGGTGGGACGAGCTCAGCGAGCTGTCACCCTCCTCGGGGCCAACCGtagcaacaacgacaacaggCAAGCGGAAGGCAGTGGAGGccatgcccgtgcccgtgcccgtgcccgtgtccAGTGGCAACATTGTGTACCCAAAGGTGGCCACAGGAACGCCCCTTACTTTTGTGGCCACACGGTACGACGGCAAGCTGCCCACGGCACCGCCCACGCCCACGTCCacctcccagcagcagcagcagccgcaaccgCATCTGAAACAAGAAGAGTATTACCGGACGACGGCCACATCACCGTTCCAGAGCGGTGTAGCGCCGACGGCGCGACCGCCCTTGGGGCTGGGGGGCCATGTGGTGGAGCAGACGACCACGGGGCAGACGGCGGTGCAGGTGAACGGCCTGCCGGACATAGTGATCTCTCCGGGAAGCaatgggcagcagcagcagcacctgaaaacccaacagcagccagcgtCGCGTGGCTACGACGACTACGATTCGGATGACGAGCTGAATGTGGTGGGTATCGGGTATTCGCCGGCTGCCGGCGACCTGGACACGGAGAAGATGAGCGCCTGCAGCAAACGGAGCAGCATGCAGAGCCGCGGCAGTACGTCCAGTCTATTCGATCAGAGGCTGACACCACGATCTCATCCAGCAACTCCAAG ATCTCAGGCTACTACGCCGCATCGTTTCAAGAAGGGCGACATCGTGGAATCGGAGTCCGGCGTGCGCAAGAAGTACAATGGGAAGCAGTGGCGACGCCTCTGTATGCTCTGCACGAAGGAATCTCAGAGGAGGGGCTTCTGTTCGAGGCATTTGAATCAGAAGGGTAACAGTGCCCATCCCTCGTCCACGGGTCCGAATCGTTTACTGAG TGATAGTCGTTCCAGCAGCAAGACACAGATCGATGAGGACACATCGCGTGACTCGGAGACATCGCCCAACTATCGGGTCAAGGGTCGCTACGATCAGGAGGACACCGATGCGGCCGCCGTGCTAG TATCCCTGAGCAGTTCACGCTCGGCCACGCCATCGTATACATCACCCGTGAATCATGCCGGCGCCTCGCCGCTAAATGCCATCGCCCACTCGCCGGTCAATGTGTCCTCGAACCATCACCACAGGCAGAACTTTTTCACGCCCATTGCTGCCACCAATCAATCCCAGCAACCTACCGCCGTGACATCTGTGGCATCGATTGGTCCTTTGGATACGGGAAAATGGAAGACTACGCCCAGTCCGGTCCTTTAcaatgccaacaacaacaacaacaatggatGGGAGgggaacaacagcaacagtggaGCATCAGGAAATGGAacaggagggggaggaggtggagcaCAACCACTGCCAATGCCGCCACAAACAACGGCCGTATCGCTGGTCATGCATGCCCCACCGccgcaacaccagcagcatcaacatcaacaaccACCTGCCGCACACCTCAATGCACTGCCAGGACCTGGAGCGCCGCCCAGCAGTGTGGGGCATGCCACCAGCGTGATACGCAtctccagcagccagcagcatgCGACaactcagcagcagcagctgccgcagcagtcgcagcatCCCCATCCTCACGTGGTTGCGTCTCAGAACCAAACGTTTCATCCCGTGATCGTGGATGCCACACAGCTGACGGTGACGTCCATGCCGGTTCAGTCcatgatgcagcagcaggtgccGCACACTTCGGTTTCATTTCATCATCCCAACACGCCCACCAACACCACCTCTGTGGCAGTCACGTCGATAGTGcatggccacggccacggccagggccagggccagggccaggagaAAGTGTTGCCAAAAAACG GCTACAATGCGCCTAGCCATCCATGGTACAAGATTCTGCCACAAATGCCGCCCATGACCAAGGCGCCACAAGGTCCGGCCAcaccgacaacgacaacgaccgCCAGCAACTACAGCGTGGTCATGAtgcaccaacagcaacagcagcagcaacagcagcagcagcagcagccatcgcCCCAGCAGAGCCCcttgggaggaggaggagtaggaggtgctgtccaacagcagcagacgtCTCTGaatcacaacaacaaccatatGATTGTGCCGAATCCGATGTCGTCGCCCGGCAAGCCGCTCAACTGTTCCATGAACGATGCCAaggtggcagcagctgctgctgcagcagccgccgcagcggtGACCCATCAGCAGGCGGCgccggtggcggtggctgcaGAGGAGCAGGATGACCAGCTGGACGACGATGTGTTCGAATCCACTCCCGCTCCGGCGGCGGCCATAACCAACGGAAAGAAACAGACGGCGGCcatgcagcggcagcaaacgTACACGAGCAACAGCAATATCCGGAAGCTGGAGGAGTGCCATGACGACGGCGCCAATGGAGGAGCACCCATCACTTCGGCTGCCAAGCGGAGGAGTCAATCCTTGAGcgccctgcagcagcagcagcagcaacaggcagcacaacagcagcaacaggcggcagcagcatcggcggCAGGAGGAGCGGCTGGTGGACAGCCAGCGGCAGCGAACAAGAAGATACGCAGGCCGATGAATGCATTCATGATCTTCTCGAAGAAGCACCGCAAGATGGTCCACAAGAAGCATCCGAATCAGGACAATCGAACGGTCAGCAAGATCCTCGGCGAATGGTGGTATGCCCTGAAGCCGGAGCAGAAGGCCCAGTACCATGAGCTGGCGAGCGTCGTGAAGGATGAGCATTTCAAGCAGCATCCCGAgtggaaatggtgctccaagGACCGCCGCAAGTCCTCCACGTCGACGGCTGCCGGCAAggcaggagcagctggagctgctgctgccgcaggcGATGCCAAGTCGCGTCTGGCCTCGGTGGATGGCTCCGATTCGCTGGAGCATGACATGTGCCCCAACACGCCGGGCGGGCAGGGCGATCACCAGGGCGACATCATCCCACTGACGATCGACAACTACAACAGCGCCTGTGATGAAGCGCCCACCACGATCTCTGGCGGCAAGGGGGGCAAGCTCCTGAAGAACGAACTGCACTCGGATGAGGACGAGCAGATGCTGGTGGTGGAGGATCAGCCGCCCTGCAAGAAGCTCGACCTGCAGTGTCGCGAACGTGTAAACGATTCGGACATGGATGATGCCCCCTACGATTACcgcaagcagcaacagcaacagcaggaaaaAGATCAG CGCCCGCAGGAGGATCATGCGGTCGGTGCCAATGGCCAGGCCATAACTGCACCGCCGactggtggcagcggcggcgatCGCGAGATTACGCTCAAGCCGAAGGCAATCAAGGCGCATCCGGTGCTGGAGAGCACCATGCTGCCATATGCCCAGATGTCGATCTATACACAGTACACTAGTCCCAAGAATCCAATCGGTGTAACACCATTCCAACCCACAG GCGGCGCCTTCAAGTCGATGCCCATCAGCCCCAAGggctgcagcggcagtggcagcggcaaatCCGACGAGGCGGCTGCCGCACTGCAGCCACATATCAAGCAGGAGGACATTAAACAGGAGCCACCATCGCCATATAAACTGAACGGCGGCTCGGTATCCGCCGCCGGTGTGGTCAGCAGTGCACCGCCGCAGAACAGTGGTGGGAGCTCCGGTGTGGGAGCCATCTTCAATTTCAATGTGCCAACAGCGACGGCCCTCAGCCAGAAGCAGTTCCAGTATCCCATGCATCACGCGCATCGCAGTCCCACGGACCTGAGAG CCGCCCATCAGGCCTGTGTGCCCTCATCGCCGGCGGCCATGAGTCTGGGACATGCTGCCAATATGGCCACACCACCGGCCTCCGCACCAGCACAGATCATGGGTGCAGGTCCAGCCCCAGGCCCAAAGATGTTCTTTGCCATGACAAGTCAG TACTCCCTGCTGCCGCGGTCCCATCAGCCGGGGACACCCTCGCTGGAGCATCTGCAGATGGAGGCCTTTGCGGGCGGCTATATATTCAAGAATCACAACGGACTGCCGCCACCAGTCAGTGCCCAGCCGACAATGCTGCTCCATGGCTATACGCCGAGTCACAGCGCAGAGCCGCCGGCGAGTTCGCCCTCGTACAAGTCGATGCCCTCCACCCCGAAGTCGGCGACATATCACATGAGTGCACCTCCGCCAGAGCGTGGCAGCCAGGAAGGAGGCGAGGAGAGCGACATGGATGCCGATGGGCAGCAGTTCATATTGGCCCCAACGCCGGCACAATTGGGACGAGCACCGCTGCAGCGGCGCAAGAATTTAT ctcAAAGCAAGTCGGAGAGCAATGTTTCGTTCGGAGCGAATCTGGGGGCCAGCAATGGGGGTGGTCAGCACATCAGTCGGAAGCTGCACTCCCCCACAATGATGGATGCCTCGTCGCCCATCATTGGTCATGTGAATAGTTCCAGCCTCAGTTCGGCACTGCCCACGCCCACCTCCTCGACAACGACGCCCAATAGCGATGAGCAACTGCCTCTGACGCCCACGacgagcaacagcaacagtcaGCCCAAGTCTCCGTTGAAGGGGGTGtcggcaggggcgggggcagcagcagcagcggcagcagtggccCACAAAAAGAAGAACGATGAATTGAACAA CAGTGTACTCAAGCAAGTGGACTTTGAGAAGAAATACAAGGCACTGCCGCAGTTCCAGCCAGAGGATTGCCAGTCGCCCAGTGCCATAGCTGTGCCCTCCTCCCCGCGAGTGTACGGAACCAATTATCGCAAGAAGAACAcagcgccagtgccagtgcagAAGCTAA TTTGCGAAGATGATTCCATTGATGAGCCCGCCTCGGCACCGCCAACCACAACGCAGCGCTTCTTTGGGCCCGACTTTAACAACGAGCTGAAGG ATCAATGTTTTACAGAACTGGAGAGCTCGGATCAGACGGGACGGTCGCCCCGTACGCCCAAGACGCCGCTGCAGAGTGCCAGATCGGATGCCAGCGAGAAGGGGCATCGTAAGGTGCTGGAAACGCGGCGCAATTTGGTTATGCAGCTGTTTGCCGTTCACGGCAACTTCCCAACAGCACAGGCCACAATTGCCTTTCAG ACCAAGCACATCGATGTGTTTCCGCGCAAACAGGATCTGCAGCTGAAGATACGCGAAGTGCGACAAAAGTTGCTGGGACAGGCATCCTGCACACCGCACTCGGCCGGCCCCAATACGCCGTCCGACTCGAATTCGTCGTCGACCACGCTGAGCGCCAACAGTGCACACACCACAAACGCGACACCGAATGCGGCAG GTgtaaaggagcagcagcagcaggacttGGAGCAGCATTCTCAGGGCAAAGCAAATGAAACGTAG